One window from the genome of Microbacterium sulfonylureivorans encodes:
- a CDS encoding DUF4190 domain-containing protein, protein MSDNTPDAPSPDPAAQPAPEPTAPAPGAYQAPAEAAYPPPAPPGPAEPPAYGAPPAYGAAPQAPAPSPYGTPAPYGAAPQYAAPPQYGAPPQYGAAPQYGAPPQYGYGAPVKTNVLAIVSLIASIVGFIGIVPIIGSIAGVITGHISLHQLKTNGEKGRGMALAGTILGYVGLALWIIGGIVFFAFIAWAASQGSRYGYDY, encoded by the coding sequence GTGAGCGACAACACACCCGACGCGCCCTCCCCCGACCCGGCGGCGCAGCCCGCTCCCGAACCGACCGCTCCGGCGCCCGGCGCGTACCAGGCGCCGGCAGAGGCCGCATACCCTCCGCCTGCCCCGCCCGGACCCGCCGAACCCCCTGCGTACGGTGCTCCTCCCGCATACGGCGCCGCTCCGCAGGCTCCTGCCCCGTCGCCGTACGGCACGCCGGCCCCGTACGGCGCCGCGCCCCAGTACGCCGCACCCCCGCAGTACGGCGCACCCCCGCAGTACGGCGCCGCGCCCCAGTACGGCGCACCCCCGCAGTACGGGTACGGCGCACCCGTGAAGACGAATGTCCTCGCGATCGTCTCGCTGATCGCGTCGATCGTCGGCTTCATCGGCATCGTGCCGATCATCGGATCCATCGCGGGCGTCATCACGGGGCACATCTCCCTCCACCAGCTCAAGACGAACGGCGAGAAGGGCCGGGGCATGGCGCTCGCCGGCACGATCCTCGGATACGTCGGCCTCGCGCTGTGGATCATCGGCGGGATCGTCTTCTTCGCGTTCATCGCGTGGGCGGCGAGCCAGGGCTCGCGCTACGGCTACGACTACTGA
- a CDS encoding DUF3099 domain-containing protein has translation MKSSNRPQSATSLPRAPRDDVDARSTRYLITMGVRVACFILMVVITPYGWYTWVFGAAAILLPYIAVVLANVGQEARRNRREDPERSLPAVPHTPLGHPSDVIRVDETPAIDDGRPADDRTTDGTA, from the coding sequence GTGAAGAGTTCGAATCGGCCCCAGTCCGCCACGTCGCTGCCGCGGGCGCCACGTGACGACGTCGACGCGCGCTCGACGCGCTACCTCATCACCATGGGCGTCCGCGTGGCGTGCTTCATCCTCATGGTCGTCATCACCCCGTACGGGTGGTACACCTGGGTGTTCGGAGCCGCCGCCATCCTCCTCCCGTACATCGCGGTCGTGCTGGCGAACGTCGGCCAGGAGGCGCGCCGCAACCGCCGCGAAGACCCGGAGCGATCCCTTCCCGCCGTCCCCCACACTCCGCTCGGACATCCGTCCGACGTGATCCGTGTCGACGAGACGCCGGCGATCGACGACGGGCGTCCGGCCGACGACCGGACCACGGACGGGACGGCATGA
- a CDS encoding SURF1 family protein, with protein sequence MSPRREVSMQSLPRAGRWAIYVSLAVVFAIACAFLSNWQFSRNEERSAQLALVEANYDALPVPLAELIPPGGELDPEDQWHPVLLVGEYVADEELLVRNRPHGGTSAFEVLAPFRLDDGRVLLIDRGWVAPGKDQPDPDSVPTPPEGEVTVIARLKPGEQLPSSGRSAPEGQVPTIHLPLIADTVSADTGDALELSAYGIMVSEDPAPASAPQALESPSEDPGPHLSYAIQWILFAVMGFVFIGYVIRTERRHRREDAEDDDAADAVPAPASRRRDRDADDEDALLDAAGR encoded by the coding sequence ATGAGTCCCCGCCGCGAGGTCAGCATGCAGAGCCTGCCGAGGGCTGGTCGGTGGGCGATCTACGTCTCGCTGGCCGTCGTCTTCGCCATCGCGTGCGCCTTTCTGTCGAACTGGCAGTTCTCACGCAACGAGGAGCGCTCCGCGCAGCTCGCTCTCGTCGAGGCGAACTACGACGCGCTGCCGGTGCCGCTCGCCGAGCTGATCCCGCCCGGCGGTGAACTCGATCCCGAGGATCAGTGGCATCCGGTTCTCCTGGTCGGCGAGTACGTCGCCGACGAGGAGCTGCTCGTGCGCAACCGCCCGCACGGCGGCACCTCCGCCTTCGAGGTGCTCGCCCCATTCCGCCTCGACGACGGCCGCGTGCTGCTCATCGATCGAGGCTGGGTCGCTCCGGGGAAGGATCAGCCCGACCCCGACAGCGTGCCGACCCCTCCGGAGGGGGAAGTCACCGTCATCGCACGCCTCAAGCCCGGCGAGCAGCTGCCGTCGTCCGGCCGCTCCGCTCCGGAGGGCCAGGTGCCGACCATCCACCTTCCGCTGATCGCCGACACCGTGTCCGCCGACACCGGTGACGCGCTCGAGCTCAGCGCGTACGGGATCATGGTGTCGGAGGACCCGGCTCCGGCATCCGCACCGCAGGCGCTCGAGTCGCCGTCCGAAGACCCCGGCCCGCACCTGTCGTACGCGATCCAGTGGATCCTCTTCGCGGTCATGGGCTTCGTGTTCATCGGCTACGTCATCCGCACCGAGCGTCGGCACCGTCGCGAGGATGCCGAGGACGACGACGCCGCGGATGCGGTGCCGGCGCCGGCATCCCGTCGCCGCGATCGCGAC